The DNA window ccgaccaatcagttcggcattaccaaagagttcagccccagcctacagctcggtaaaagccgaccaatcaagctctactctcagatcggcaaaagctgctcggcaatagttcagcagttcggtctcagtattcgaccgaactgggagatagtggactcatgcagaacctccacgacctccactacacgatctatttagtggtggacccatgcaagatctcatgacctccacgacatccacgatctaattagtgatgatgtaagccacgacctaattagtgatgatgtaagccacgacctagttagtggtgatgcaagccacgatcttagttcaatgtataaatagaacttagatcagataggagaggaagttctctagagatcaaagatcaaatagcaagtctgtattgtaagctgtagaaaacagatcaagcaatacaactctgccctcttttcttcccgtggatgtagatttacctcagtaaatcgaaccacgtaaatctctgtgtcgtgatctgcattttcctgcattcatcaccatcaaaaattcgcccaaccatcactggcgccgtctgtgggaaacagagaaccaaatttgtgataaagcgaatttttgaccctttttccaccccaaaaaaatgcgtaccagatcacatactacccgtaataccgttcgtgaaaaccatgaggaagctagtccagcccgcaggtccggaaaacagcctcgggagacatctacttccagttttcacgatgaaggaacaagccgctcaaaaggtccacacaccgagtcttcccagcagcctgatttgaatgaggctgtcaagctgttcttggctgagaagcaggatgagttcttagccttcctgcaaaagagccaagagccgaagacgaaaacggtggattctccttcctcgtccagacatgaaagtcactaccgcagtagtgccgtgtcttccaggaagaagaatcctcaaccccgacatgttcatgttcctcctcggtaccggaatcacaggagatctccatctcctccataccgaagagatgtcgggttcgccatgtacggagctttgaagactccgttctcggacgatatcacccgaactccccttccacagaactaccgaactccgtcgatgacttatgacgggttggtgaatcctcatgacttcctgggacgctatcagtataacatggcgaaccagggtctcaatgaggtccacatgtgcaagctgtttcccgagctgcttatcgggaacgcaagaaggtggttcgatagcctcccccaaggcagcattagatcttaccgagatctaatggatgctttccacaggaggttctttcagaaagtggaagcccgaatcacttcggctcagctgctttctacacgtcaaggtcgcgacgaaaagatcagcgactttatgacgaggttccacaaggaatgcctacaagtagatgatctcaatgatctacttgtcatttcggcattccaaaatggaatcctgcccggagctctctacagaaagctcgtggaatgcagtccgcaaacagctcaagagatgtgggacattgcggaccagttttctcgtgccgatgaggcagaccgtcgaaaacggtctttagacagctcatctagagaagacaaaaagaagcccggtcatagcgatcagaggcatcctcgccgaacaccttccccactaaaggagggatagcggtcatccgaggtgatcaaaaaagagcaagagtttgcagattgcgcttaaaagtgccgagcaatcagctcggcaccatcaagcatagcaatcactgCTGCCGGAGTCaaaggcaggcgaaatgaccgaagtcacatcggatccgaactcgatggtgtacggcactgaagccgtgatttcggttgagatcggcatacccagtccccgaactcttaatttctcagcagaactgaatgaggacggactgagagccgaactagatcgtgccgaagaaagaagagaatggcctgcataaaagcagccaagtacaaggagcaagtagcccggtattataaccaaagggtgaaaaagctgcaatttcaagtgggagatctcgtcttgagaaacaacgaagtaagccgagcagaaaagctgggcaaactcgaacccacatgggaaggtccatatcgggtgccagaagtcctcggcaaagggtcttataaattgactcacatgtcaggagaacaagcaccccgaacatggtacgtttccaacctcaagaagttccatttgtaagagacagtccggtcagtcttgtgtctagttcggtcctaggggtatgtgctttctttgttttttacttgtgtttcatgtttgtctatgtgcgttttgtctgtctgtgtgtgtgtcgtctcttacaaatgttactgagatatcttgttcttcaaaggctgatcccctttttagaacatatataagccaacgattgtgagtccaagcttctaaggaggatacaagaccacaattcagcttaaaaaacaagcagttcgtctgaaacgaactgcaacaataagccaacgattgtgagtccaagcttctaaggaggatacaagaccacaattcggcttaagaaacaagcagttcgtctgaaacgaactgcaacaaagggaaagtccgatccacgcgataaaactcgccgaattaggacaagggaaagtccgatccacgcgataaaactcgccgaattaggacaagggaaagtccgatccgagcgataaaactcgccaaattaggacacaagcttagtccggtcaaagaagtttatttcataagaccgaggactaagtccggtcaaagaagtttacttcataagaccaaagacgagtccggtcaaagaagcttacttcataagaccgaggacgagtccggtcaaagaagtttacttcataagaccgaggacgagcacgatgaaattttttcgctgagctgtaaatacgcagtgatagaagcgaaatgaagatttcatttattaaaacttgttcggcatacaattctgctgccctacgagaaggcgttacgccattacaaaggactattccactgtccctggttgctaaagttgagccatctattcacaaaatcttcgtgaagccgagttcgggcgttccgggcagctgaagaataagcaggtcgacgaggtgctctaatcgacctaccgcctcttccctgagcccaggaagctctagcacctcggcggcgaagagtctcttcacgaagcatttgttgatcttgctcactcataatcacagctcctctacgaacttcagtccgtccttgtcttgacgtttccggttgctcctgagtccgttctcgtcttgacgtttccggctgttcctgagttcgttgctgacttggagtagggttttgagcaagtgaatcaggggtttgagctggagtgcgaccatctgttggcgggaaatgcctaaggaatctctcgattgagggacgccgggaaagaatgatgtcgtaccgagaagcccagcgccgcaatgatgtcacgacttgttggcaagccgagctctccagcgcattgttcctccggagtacatgatattcatcccacagttcgtcaactcgttcctgaacttcagagatggtcattcccccgcgcctgctgatgaaatcctcatacgcagtcctctcagcgacggcggtattcagctcggcctccagatctttcttttcggactctaagtccttattgtcggcctccagcttcactgaacgagccaagagttcgtcattcttcacctggtcagctatggctcttttctcagcttcgtctaaagccaaagagtacagccgcttccagtgaagtacctccagctccttaagagttcagaatataaagcagctatgtcagttcggcatttcagattactgagcaggtagtaaaccacaacaggagtaaaagagagtacgaaaggctatacgaagacacaagagcagaaagaagaattttttcattcataagaaaaaaaattttctacacaagggcttcaaggccgttttacaagaaggaagaaactaaactaagagaagggagacgaaatcatactccgccagcttcgtctccgccttctcggtgaggttcagcttccttctccttgtctgcttcagcttcagcctcggcctccctgctctccccagcctgctcggcgccaccgtagccgatctgctgcgcctcctgctcggcctgctcatcgccggtctgccgctcatgctgctcggtctcaccctctccatggaaaattggagcgggtgaaactgaccctatggaggcaaagatagcctccatgttctcatcgcggtcagctcggcaactacgaacttggtctgcagaaagcaggaccgaggacgaagcaagctcctcaagcaccggcagactctgaagccgagctgctatctctcggccgtacagcggcaggatgacttcgggaccctgctcggctttatcggtcatcagtttcagcagatcaccgacaaaggctgaaaattggttgctcagaaagagtttctccgcgaaagcacggagaacctccccttgggcaaccacggcggcagcatccctccgtttcgtctgctctcgctggatgacgagctggtttttggcaaactgagcttcatcctgggccgaaatcctagcagctctggctttctcaaagtttgcctcagcctgctcggcccggtgacaagcagccgccaacttcctctgcatctcagcatagtcgttggacgctttggagagttcaacggcgacgagcttggagagcatatcgttcctctgaaaatggaaaaagcaaaaagtcaacagagtggccacaaaaaatacaggaaaaaagcaaggccagaaaatcaagaagagaattcacctcggcgaagtccgtgggccataaaaagggctcacagatatgttccgaaggaggcgccaagaccacgtctttctctggcgctctcgggggcttctgggtcttccccttcctacttgccgaagtcgactccggcttctttggatccgaagaggtcttttgcctcttcggattcttctcggcatcaggcgccgagctggtagccttctctttctccggctccttaagctcggaggatttgcggctaatcttattcagcatgtacactgccaaaaagcaagaaaacaaggttagttttcgtcgtcaaggcagtaatgcataaaaaagaattcctcaccctcagtctcttcgtccgaagacgaggagtcgaacacgaagtcgcccttgacgagctcagactccaggtactgcttcctaatcataggaatcttattgagctcggcctcgagctcgtccaacggttctacccgaggatgaggaataacggacttcggccctctccaggaaaagtccgaagccgaagtcctattataaaaaaagaagcgattttgccatttcggccatttggttttacaaaaggctctaaagggctgtaaagggatcaagtaaaaccaagatcccttcctcttaaactggaaaaaattaaggattgccctcagagacagatccttatctagcctacgcagttcggcagcaaaggccgataagtgcctccaagaattcggagtcacctgacctaaagggagttgaaagaaatcaagaagctctacaaaaggtgggggaagagggaaacgaagcccacattctaagcaggcttcgtaaacggtggcataaccctccggcggctcgttagccctatgatcgtcgtcgggaaccaccgccttccccctgggaagaagatatttttcgtatatggatatcacagtatccttactcaagacgctttgaaaatactctacggtcttctccccagattctttccggctagaagaccccttatcccctttcctaccgctacctgactcagaagaagaagaagaagacatagttcttactctttgaaagtctgaaaaaattctgaagaaattcttgaaagcggaaggaaattttttcgcaaaagagagagaatgcagaagaagcaatagcaaaagtgttcaactgatgaagaaaagacgtatttatcagattcggagaagatttcaaaatcatcgcaccgtttcgaatcccaccttttcaggattcaacggccggattttactgtcgcatttaatgcagtcacgcgcaaggcacgtcccctaacgtcagcctccctcgtacctttatccagaatgccgaagtgactcgcttcgccgaagtgattcacttcgcttttcggggggggtagtgatggggtacgtactaaacaagcccaatagcagtgacggcccatcagcccaaagaccaaggaagagtatcagttcggcattaccaaagagttcggccctagcctacagctcggtaaaagccgaccaatcagttcggcattaccaaagagttcagccccagcctacagctcggtaaaagccgaccaatcaagctctactctcagatcggcaaaagctgctcggcaatagttcagcagttcggtctcagtattcgaccgaactgggagatagtggactcatgcagaacctccacgacctccactacacgatctatttagtggtggacccatgcaagatctcatgacctccacgacatccacgatctaattagtgatgatgtaagccacgacctaattagtgatgatgtaagccacgacctagttagtggtgatgcaagccacgatcttagttcaatgtataaatagaacttagatcagataggagaggaagttctctagagatcaaagatcaaatagcaagtctgtattgtaagctgtagaaaacagatcaagcaatacaactctgccctcttttcttcccgtggatgtagatttacctcagtaaatcgaaccacgtaaatctctgtgtcgtgatctgcattttcctgcattcatcaccatcaaaaattcgcccaaccatcaatgAGGTTTTGTTCTTCATTGTAATCCGCTTTCATCTTCTTTCCTTAGTGTGAATAAAGAGTTCGATCCCTTTCCTCCGTGGACATAGAGGCTCACAAAGCCAAACCACGTAAACCATCGGCTCCTACGATCATCGCCATCATCTTCGTCACGAATCAACAATTGGTATCTAGTAGTAGGATGTTTTTGAGTGGCAAATGGAGTACAATTTTTGAGGAGTAATAAACAAGAAAAACAGAAATCctaaatagcaaaaaaaaaaaaaataataataataaatggaTAGCCTCAAATCAGTATATATAGTACGAACATGTTCCAGCATATCTAATAATTTGCTTTCTTAAATTATGTAAATTAAGAAGAAAAAGATGGAAAACTATGACAGTATCGAAATACTCCAAAAATACTTGTCCAGAGAGAGAAGCCCTCAGCTGCAAAATGGCAACTCATTCCGAATAGTGCTGCCCGTTCGACGATCCTTGTTGGGTGGTGCCATAGGGCCTTTCTTGGCGAGGAGCTTGCCTGTAGAAGCCGTTCCCCCTCGGTCTGCTGTAAGGTCGCTCAAACCCGTCTTCATTGCTCACCCTGCTACTGAAGCCACGCCCTCTCGTTCCTTGTATCTGGGAGCTAACCCTGCCTCTACCCCGTGTTCCTGTTCAAAACAATTCATCCATGATCAAGACCATCAGACATAATAGCTGCCTGCTATGAACTTGAGTGGTTTCaaggataatttgatagttgGTATAAGCGTTTGATGGTATAATACATACTTCCACCTCTAATGGGATTGTTTCTGTTAGGTCTCCGTCCTTCAATGTAGAGTTCGTATCCACCAATATTAACCATGGATGCCTGAAAAGACCAAGTGCACCGGTTAATAACATTTAAAAGAGTCGTTTATGCAGTTCCAAACGATGCATAAAACTGAGGGAGATAAATAACAGCAAATATTCGAACCTTGACAGCATTCTGCACCCCGGAGATGTCTTCAAATTCAAcaaaagcatagcatacatctATATCCTGCAAAGATGAAATAGAATTTAGATATCCACTTGAAAAGTATGAAGGAGAACTGGCAAGGCAGAAACAGACCTTTCGGGTTCTAATGGCTACACCATCTGGCCTCAGCTTTCCGAACTTTttgaattcctctccaatttcaGAAGCAGACATTGTAGTCGGCACATTTCTTACATACACCGACTTGACTTCAACTGCAGAAGAAATAGGAAGATAGAACGTGAATATATACTTACTTACTACCACCATCTAAGGCTTACTTTCACGAAATGTGAAACGTGAATTTGAATTTCAGAATCACCTTCATCTTCCATAGCTATTGTGTCGTCGAAGGTTTCAGTTCCAGACCTTTCGATTTGGTTTGATGATGCAGCTGGTGGCTGGCTAGGGATTTCAGGCCCGTGTTGCCAATCTGGAGTGGTAGGCTTGTTCAACAAAGGTTGAGAAGTCACTGCTGGAGCAGGCTGCCCCTTAACCTGTAACTACAGaatcacaaaaaaataataatagagaTATAATGAGTTCAAACTTATTCGAGCAAATGCAAGAATTGTGAGACTTAGACGTGATAACATACTATAGAAGCATATGTATGCTTTTGTGGCTCCATTGCAGGCTCTTCGACAGGCGGCGAAAAATGGTCAGGTACAGAGTCCATTGTTCCCTGAAGTGAACCATTCGAGTGAACTACAAAGTTCTCCTCAAGGATCTTCTCTGTTTCAGGGACTTGCTGTATATGTTCCTCTTGATAGTTATTGCCATTGATAGGGCCGTTCTCTTCAAGCTTTGCAGGCACTGTGAACTTCCTAGGCTGGATATTTCCACCCATCACATACGACACTGCAAAAGTATGCAACCATTTAACATCAGGTAAATTATTGGTTGTATCAGAAAGACGAAATAGTTAAAGAAATGGTTAATCATGTTGTGTCCCCAACTTTCAGCATTTTCTTGAAAATGTCCCCAACTATTGCATTCACTTCAACTTCGGAAAAAGTTTAAATGTCCTGCTTGACTTAATCCGGCAATGGAATGATGAGTAAGCTCACCAAATTCTCAGGTGGATACTGTGGGTTTTTATTCCACCTCACCCACTAAATGGTACTAGCATTTTGCGGAAAAAGAAATCAGCCCTAGTCACTCTAATTTAAGTATTTTACCTGGGAAAGCCATTTAGTGGGTGACGTGCGAAAAAAGATCCACCTCAATCAGAAACAATCCACCCTAGAATGGGCAAGTTGACTCATCGTTCCATCACCAAATTATGTCAAGTAAGGGCATAAATCAAACTTTTCtcaaagtatattttttttaagtgaaCATTAATTGAGGACATTTTCAAGAAAATGCCAAAGGTTGGGGACACAAATGTGATTGCCCCTTAAAAATGACAGATTTCAATAAATGAACCTTGTTCTCGAACTATAGTTGGAGAATGGATCTTTTGATCAAGATTTCCCTGAGGTAAATAGGAAATTGGATGGTGCAGGGCTAGCTCGTCGTCAACATAGTGGAAGATATCATTCAAAACAAAATATCCTTTCTCTTGAGGTGCTAGGAAAAAGGTTTCCACAAACTTTTTCCTCACATTGTAACCCTTTAAATGAACTGCACCCGAAACCAGCACTAGAACACCACCATTCCAAGATTCTAAAGAATGTGCAGTCTTGACTTCTATAGCCGTATAGCTCAATGACATGACAAGTTGATGAATTTGCTGCAACAATTTAAGAGAAGGGAAGGCTTAAAATGGATTCAGTTTCTAACAACAAATTATATCTGCAAGTATTTTACAACGGTCATTCTATACAAGCGTTATATCATTTGACAAGCTGGGTTTGAGCATTAGAATAGTGTGTGTATAGCAGAGATGTTCATCCAGTAACCACAAGCAGATGGAGTTCTAATctatttacacaattaaaagaTTGAACTAATAACTTACCATAAGATATCAAAAAAATTGTAGTAGTAATATTAAGAATCCATCGTGAAATATCAGAAATACTATAAGTCATGTAGATTATGTTGGCATCTTATGCTTGGAATGCCTTAACCATGCCAAGCCTGCAGAATACAATCTCATGTCTAATGGATTTTAATAGCACAGTGTTGTTTTCCAAAGAGCTATGTGTTAAATCCACTTATGATGATAGATAAGAAGCAAGACTGAATTTTAACATTCGTAGAGCAAAATCATACAGAAAGGGATTACACGCATCACAATTTTGAGTTATGAATAAATGCAAAGAATACATTAACTACTCCAATTTGTAATATGCACATGATAAAAGATTCACAAAAGTTACCAGCATAGCACTAGCGGTTTCTCGTGTGTTTCCTTCAATTCGAAGCATGGTGCTGGAATCACTGTAAAACTGATGCACAAAATCCGGTTGATTCTGTAACATCTGATAGTACTGTCCAACAAAGTATGTACCcacctagaaaaaaaaattcaataatatccATCAATGATTCGATCACATATATATGATCTATAGAACCTTTTCCTATATTATTTAGGGGACATTTCTTCTACAGTCCCACCTCCCAATAGATGGAACACGGTTGAAAAAACAGACTTGAAGAATCAAAAATATACAATACGATAGATGACACAATTATGCATCTGCAATTCTGCATTACAATTGAGTTACAATTGAGAAATAATCACATTAGTCTATGTCTCTATCCCTTTATTAGAATCTTTTTTTTCTGTGTTGAGACCTGGAACTTTATTAGTATAATGCATGATACTAAAACCACCACATTCCCATCAAAAAATGAGAGACAAAATGCAAAAGTTATCTTCATTTGTGCAACAAGGCCTTAAATGCATAATAAGGATTAAAAAATCCACAAAATACATAGACAACCGAAATCATGGCCCCAAATAGTCTACACAGAAAACAATACACCAACTTCTGAAATACTCCAAAGCTAGATACTTGAAAGAAAAAGCCACTTTTGTACATACATTTAAAAACATCTATTCACTAAAATTCAGACGGTGCAATCTGGTATTGCAGCGCATGCTCCTCTAGTTGTACAGCGCCAAAAACAGACAGATAACATATAgggtttagagagagagaggaataaGACCTGGGCAGCAGTGACCGGCAGAGGATAAGCCGTGGCCATCGCGAGATAAAAACCCCAGATTCAAACGAGAAACCCCAGATCTAGAAACCCCAATCACCAAGATCTATAATTGGttaaaaaaatcaaacccaATCAATCCCAACCAAGGCACATCCAGTTTCGGGAATTCACATTAGCCCCTTTCGTCAATTCGACCATGAAACACAGTCACACGCAGAGAGTTGCTCGCAGTTGTGGTGCTGCTACTGATGAGTGTGATCTCTGTGTGTGTGTTCTAGGGGTTGGATTTGACTCCTGCGCTGCTGCCTTTTGGTATATATGCTGTGttaccaaaaaaaatactaaaagaCTACAACTTTTTTGTACTGTTTTTATTTATTCGCAtctttttcaccatccattttttctttttcgtacTAATTTTTATAACATTTATACTACCAATAAAtgctcttttatttttatccaaACAGGGGCGTTTTACGaatcattaaaaaatcaaataaattttgTAAGATATTTAAAAGGTAATTAAAGCATGTGTATAAAGGGAATAATATATTTAGTAAAAAATCGTGAAAAAAAAGTACCCATTAATTGTGCTTCAGCATATTTTCCCAGTGTTCTAAAAATGCATAAACATTCCACATCTCATTTCGAAGAACAAGCCTTGaaattatggaaatgttttgaGAATAAAGGTGCATGAACCATTCTTAGGTAATGTGTCACAGCAATAGTAAATAAGCATTTATGCTAAATCCAAGCGTACATTTAGACTGAAATAAAAGAAGGCTATGGCTGTTGCTCAAAGACATTAGTGATTAACATG is part of the Salvia splendens isolate huo1 chromosome 6, SspV2, whole genome shotgun sequence genome and encodes:
- the LOC121808620 gene encoding nuclear transport factor 2-like; its protein translation is MATAYPLPVTAAQVGTYFVGQYYQMLQNQPDFVHQFYSDSSTMLRIEGNTRETASAMLQIHQLVMSLSYTAIEVKTAHSLESWNGGVLVLVSGAVHLKGYNVRKKFVETFFLAPQEKGYFVLNDIFHYVDDELALHHPISYLPQGNLDQKIHSPTIVREQVSYVMGGNIQPRKFTVPAKLEENGPINGNNYQEEHIQQVPETEKILEENFVVHSNGSLQGTMDSVPDHFSPPVEEPAMEPQKHTYASILQVKGQPAPAVTSQPLLNKPTTPDWQHGPEIPSQPPAASSNQIERSGTETFDDTIAMEDEVEVKSVYVRNVPTTMSASEIGEEFKKFGKLRPDGVAIRTRKDIDVCYAFVEFEDISGVQNAVKASMVNIGGYELYIEGRRPNRNNPIRGGRTRGRGRVSSQIQGTRGRGFSSRVSNEDGFERPYSRPRGNGFYRQAPRQERPYGTTQQGSSNGQHYSE